CTGACCCTCAATAAAATTCGTTCTACCATGTGCAACTGCGGCTCTCTGACCATTTCTGAGCTGCAAAAGAAGGCCAAAATCACCCTGGTTTCTTCAACCTCGATTGTGGAGGGCGGCGCTCACGACGTTGTACTGAAGGATACGGGAAACAATATCGTGAAATAAAAATCAATTTTTGGCTGGGGTGGAGACATGCTTCCGCTCCCATAAAAAAACACTGTACCATTTTGGTACAGTGTTTTTCCTTACAGGGGTTGTTCGGGGCGATAAAAATCGTCTTTAAACGGAAAGGGAAGAAACGTTGTTTCTTCCGAAGTCTGTGAGATTGGTTTCAGCGGGTCATCGCAGATTTCTTCTTCCAGAAAGGGTTGGCTCCAGGGGACTTCGGGCGGCAGAATCATCGTCATCGGTCCCCCTGCGTCAGATTGTCGGCATAGCTGCACAAGCTATCAAAGGAATTAACGCCGCCGGGGCGCTGGCTGATGGCCGAACGCACGTGTTCCGGAAGAGACTCAAAGTAATGCTTGGCCGCTGGGTCATCCTTCATCAAAGCATATAAATCAGGGTACTTTTTCTCCATAAAATTCACCTCTGATTTATTTTGCACTGATTTTCATAAAAATTTCAGGTAAGCATAGGAAATTTTAGAAAAAATTGTATTATTGATACTTTCTGATGCCTTCAATATGAAGAAAACGGATGCGGTCGAATACATAAGAGCTTAAAGGACGCATAAATGCGTCGAAGGTATGGGCAGCAACATAAATTTCATCCGGTTCGACCGCCACAACAATGGGAGAATGATAAAATCGTCCGGTTTGATCGCCCAGCTGAATAATGTCCCCCGGTATCATTTCGGAGATGCCCGTTTCCGTGGCAAAGGGCCCTGGACCTTTATTCTTAGTTAGAAACTGGTACAAATAAACAACCCCCGTCCAGGAAGGGCTTCTATCGCTGCTGCTTCTGTAATACCATCCGTACGTGGGGGTGAAGTTCATCACACCGCTGCCAGCGTAAAGACATTGAGAGGCAAAATTAGTGCAGTCTCCTCCCAGGTTTTCAAAATTATAATAGGCCGGATTTCTCTGGAACGCCCATTTGCGGGCATACTCCACAGCAGCGGTCCGGTTATAGGCTACGATGCGAAGCATGGAAATTTCCTCCATTTATTTTAGATAGGATGCTATATCCTATGCATCGTAGTAAATTATGTACGCTTTCACCGCTATGCCGGAACACGGCGGTGAAAACGCCTGACTTGGCAGAGTTGAATTACTGCTTTGCGCGGAAGGACTGACAGTCTGTGCACTGATCCATGGTAGGATTCTGTTCATGGGTACCGATCTGAACCTTTTCCAAAGAACAAAAATCCTGTGCTGCGCAATGGTACTGACACTGTTCTACACTGCAACCGATTGACGGATTGGGATGGCTATTAGAATTCATCATCTGAGTTCGCCTCCTTTCACTGAAAGACTATTTATAGTATGGTAAAAACGAAACGAATTATGAAGTGCAAATTTTGAGATTGATTCGATCGGATGAGGATGGTACTATAGCGATACGACTAAAAAAATAGCATTTCATTCTTTCCCCGACTTTGATGAAGAAAGAATTGACAGATATAAAAGGTTTTAACTGTATCAAAATTTGAATGTTTCATATTTTTAGAAAAATGAGGTATTCTAAGGGAAAGAATGGAAAATAAGGAGCAATACCATGAACCAAAGACATCCTAAAATGAAAAAAACAGCGGCTTTGCTGCTGATTTGCCTTTTGATTCTGGCTTCCTCGGTCTTGTTTTTGTTTGTTGCGCAAAATGAGCCTATGATCCACTGGATGAAAACCTTTTCGCCCAGTGTTTCGAAATCCGCCTCTTCTTCAGAAGTCATTGGCGATTCCGCTTTGGAATCAAGACAAACGGAAACCTCCCTGTCAGCCTCAGAGCTGTTAACAGTATGGGAAAAAGATAGTAATTTAATTCTGGTCAACTGGGAATACGGTCTTCCGGATCATTACGAGCCTCATTTGGTCAAAGCGTATGACATGGAAATGGACGAGCGTATTATGGAGCCGTATCGTCAAATGGCAGCGGCTGCCTCGAAAGATGGAGTGACACTCTGGATTTCTTCCGCATATCGTGCCCCGGAACTGCAGAAAGAGCTTCTGGAAAGGGAAATTCAGGAGAACGAAAAAAAGGGGATGAGCTCCGCAGAAGCCAAGGAAAAAGCTGCTGCTGCCGTAGCTGCTCCGGGGCACAGCGAGCATAATACCGGTTTGGCGATTGATGTTAATGGTGTGCGGCCTGATTTTGAAAAAGAAAAGGGATATGAATGGCTGCAGAAGCATGCAGCGGAATACGGTTTTATTCTACGCTACCCGAAAGACAAAGAAAAAATAACGAAAATTATGTTTGAGCCTTGGCATTACCGGTATGTCGGTAAGGAAAATGCGCAAAAAATGAAAGAATTGGGCATGAGTTTGGAAGAATACGTGAATTACCTTGCACGAAACGAAGAAAATAATTGAATAAATTCCAAATTTTGATATAATAACAAAAAGAGGCCGTTTACTTCTGAGAGAGGAAGGCGAAGATTTCCCCCGCCTTCGGCGGGGGAAATCTTCAACCGTCATTCTTTTTTTAGGAACACGCTGAAAGCAAGAAACGACTCAATCCTGAAGGGGTGTTACTATGCAAGAGAAAAAAATTAGAACCAGATTTGCTCCCAGTCCCACCGGATTTATGCACGTGGGCAATTTGCGCACAGCGCTGTATGAATACCTGATCGCCAAGAATCAGGGTGGGGATTTTGTCCTGAGAATCGAAGATACCGATCAGGAACGTCAGGTGGAGGGGGCTGTCGAGGTCATTTACAACACCTTGAAAATGGTTGGTCTGCAGCACGACGAAGGCCCCGATATCGGCGGTCCGTACGGTCCGTATGTACAGAGCGAGCGCATGAGTACCTATAAAAAGTATGCAGAGCAGCTTGTACAGGAGGGGAAGGCGTATTACTGCTTTTGTACAAAAGAGCGTCTTACCTCTCTGCATGAGGAAAACACGTTTGGCGGGTATGACCGCCATTGCCGAAATCTGCCCCAAGAGGAAATCGACCGTCTGCTTGCGCAGGGCACTCCCTATGTGATTCGCCAGAAGGTGCCGGCCGAGGGTGCCACAACGTTTCACGATACCGTTTACGGCGATATCTCTGTGGAAAATAAAGAGCTCGAGGATCAGGTTCTGCTGAAATCTGATGGTTTTCCCACCTATAACTTTGCCAATGTGATCGACGATCATTTGATGGAGATCACTCATGTGGTGCGTGGCAGCGAATACCTGTCCTCTACACCGAAGTACAATTTGCTATACGAGGCCTATGGCTGGGAAATACCGACGTATGTGCATCTGCCGCTGATTAAGGGCAGAAATGCCGACGGTACCGCTTCTAAGCTCTCCAAACGCCATGGCTCCACCGGTTTTGCCGATCTGGTCAAGGAAGGCTACCTGCCTGAGGCAATCATCAACTATATTGCCCTTCTGGGCTGGTGCCCCAAGGATAACGAGGAAAAAATGGACATGCAAGGGCTGATCGAGCGCTTTGCGATTGATGGTATCAGCAAGTCCCCCGCAATTTTTGACTATGACAAGCTTACTTGGCTCAACGGGGAATACCTGCGCGCAATGACGCCGGAGCAGTTTACAGAGCTTGCGATGCCGTATTATCAAAAGGTGTTCGGCGACACGCAGGCCGATTGGTCTGTGCTAACGCTGATTCTACAGCCCCGCGTGACCAAGCTCAGTCAAATCCCCGAGATGGTGGGATTTTTGAAGGATCTGCCGGATTATTCCGCTGAGTTCTTTATAAATAAAAAAAGTAAAACAACGCTCGAAAATTCCGCGCCCATTTTGCGTGAGGCGATTTCTGTTTTGAAAGAGCTGTCTGACTGGACGGTGCCGAGTCTGCACGAGGCGCTTTTAGCACTGGCTCTGCGGCTTGAGATAAAAAATGGGACGCTGCTTTGGCCTGTTCGCATTGCTGCGGCCGGCCAGACCGTTACGCCGGGCGGCGCAATGGAGATTTTGGCCATTCTTGGCCGGGAAGAGTCTTTGCGCCGGCTGGAGCTGGGCCTGAAAAAATGTGAAGGATAATGGGGAGAGTATTATGAGCGAAGAAAAAAGAGAACCGTTGAATCAGGAGTCTTTCGGCAATTTCATTCATGAATTTGTTACGGAAGATATTGCGCCGGGTGGACGCTTTGAAGGAAAGCGCATTCATACCCGTTTTCCTCCTGAGCCAAACGGCTATCTCCATATTGGCCACGCAAAGGCAATTTGCATCGATTTTGGCACAGCGGAAAAGTTCGGCGGCATCTGCAACCTGCGTATGGATGATACAAATCCCAGCAAAGAAGATACCGAATATGTAGACGCCATCCAGGCGGATATCCGGTGGCTGGGCTACGATTGGGACGACCGTTTTTACTATGCTTCCGACTATTTCGAAACGATGTATCAGCTTGCCGAAAAGCTGATACAGAATGGCCTTGCGTATGTATGCCAGCTGACGCCCGAGCAGATGAAGGAAAACCGAGGCGACCTGAAAAATCCGGCGGTCAGCCCGTATCGCGATCGCCCGGTGGCGGAAAGTCTGGATCTGTTCCGCAGAATGCGGGCCGGAGAATTCCCGGACGGAGCCATGACGCTGCGCGCGAAGATCGACTTGGCCTCCGGTAATTTTAACATGCGTGACCCCGTTCTGTACCGCATCAGCCACACCTCTCACCACAGAACCGGCGATGCATGGTGCATTTACCCCATGTACGACTACGCGCATCCTATTGAAGATGCAATGGAGGATATTACGCATTCGCTGTGCTCCCTGGAGTTTGAGGATCACCGCCCACTGTACGATTGGGTGATTCAGAATGTCGACCTGCCTTCAAAGCCCCGCCAGATTGAGTTTGCCCGCCTTGGCATCAACAACACGGTGATGAGCAAGCGCCGCCTGCGCCTTTTGGTAGAAAAGAAATATGTTTCCGGTTGGGATGATCCCCGTATGCCTACCCTGTGTGGCCTGCGCCGCCGTGGCTATACGCCGGCATCTATCCGAAACTTTATTGAGCGCCTGGGCATCTCCAAAGTCAACAGCACGGTGGAATATGCCTTTTTGGAGCATTGCCTGCGCGAAGACCTGAACCTGAACGCGCAGCGTGTCATGTGTGTGCTCGACCCTGTCAAGCTGATCATTACCAATTATCCGGAAGACCAAGTGGAAGAGTTCGAGATGGAAAACAACCCCAACCGCCTTGAGGACGGAACACGTAAGGTCGATTTTTCACGGGAAGTCTGGATTGAACGCGACGACTTTACCGAAACGCCGACAAAGGGATATTTCCGTTTATTCCCCGGCAATGAGGTTCGCCTGAAAACGACGTACATTGTTCGCTGCACCGGCTGCCAAAAGGATGAAACCGGCAACGTGGTTGAGGTCTATGCAGAATATGACCCCGCTACACGCGGCGGGAATACGCCGGACGGCAGAAAGGTGAAAGGGACCATTCACTGGGTCAATGCGAAATCAGCGGTTTCGGCAGAGGTTCGCCTGTATGATAACCTGTTTACTGTTCCCGATCCGGAATCCGGTGAGTTTTTGGAACTGCTGAATCCCGATTCGCTGAATACTTTGAAAGACTGCAAGGTGGAACCCGACGTGGCCGGAGCCTGTGCGCCAGCTTCGTTCCAGTTCATGCGCCAGGGCTATTTTTGCCCAGATATTGACAGCACACCGGAGCATCCGGTCTTTAACCGTTCGGTTTCGCTCAAAGACAGCTTTAATAAAAAGAAATAATAACAGCTTGCCCCGGCCTGCAGTATTGCAAAGCCGGGGCTTTCTAACGCCGCAGTTTCCGCTGGCGGCAAAATCGGCGCGCGCCGGTGTATTACCAGGCGCTACGCTTTCACTTTTTCTTGGTAAGATCGGGGAAAAAGCTGTCTGGATTTTTTTTGAATTGCTGAACAAGATCCAGTTCAAGACTGCTTTTCTCCGATTTGTTATTGTAGTACCCCATCCAACGGGGAACCGGATTTTGATCGGGATTTTTGCAGTCGTAAATTTTGGTTCTGACCTCCATGTTTCCACCTCCGCACAAATGCTGGTACCAATATAATATGCGCATGGAGTAAAATTGGTCATCCAAAAACAAATAAGATTTTGCGGAAATTTTGTCTTAGAGCTTTTCCAATCTCCGTAAAGATGTTATAATTATAATATGAATATGTACTGGCTTACAATCCGGTACCGCGCTGAAGAACCGATGTGTTTTTAGACAGTAGGTCGTCAAATCTCTGCCGTGTGATATGCAAAAGAAAGAATGAGGTGAAACATCATGCAAAAAAGCTTATCGATCGCCAGCTTTGTTTTGGGAATTGCGGCTACAATGGTCAGCGTCGCTTTGACCGTGCTTCAGATTGTCAGCCTGAAAAAGAGCCGCTGAGCAATCGAAACCAATGAAATACAAGCATATTTTCCGGCGCGGCAAGCAGAAGATGGCTGCCGTGCCGGTTTTCTTTACGGAAAAGGGGGATTGTATGAAGCTGCTGCATCTGGCGGATTTACATATTGGCAAGCGCGTCAATGAATTCAGTATGCTTGAAGATCAGCGGGCCATATTAAAACAGATTTTAGAAGTTGCCGAGCAGGAGATGCCCGATGCCGTTTTGATTGCCGGGGATGTTTATGACAAAACCATTCCGCCCGGGGAGGCGGTTTCTGTTCTGGACGACTTCTTGACCGGCTTGGCTTTTTTAAGGCTGCCGGTTTTTATGATTTCCGGGAACCACGATTCTGCGGAGCGCCTGGGCTTCGGCAGCCGCATTCTACGCCGTCAGGGAATTACGATCGCCGCAGCTTACGATGGCGCCTTAGAGCCGATCCTGCTGCAAGATGAGTACGGGGTGGTGGAGCTTTACCTTTTGCCTTTTATCAAGCCTGCGCTGGCTGCTCCGTTTTTTCCGGAAAAAGAACTGGAATGCACGGAAGATGCCGTGCGTTTGATTTTGGAATCGGTTTCTGAACAGCCGAACTACCGCAGAGTTCTGGTTGCGCATCAGTTCGTGACCAACCGGGGAGAGCTGCCGCAGCAGTCAGATTCTGAAACCGCCTATGTCGGCGGTTCGGACGCGGTGGACGCCGGAGTCTTTCATGCCTTTGATTATGTGGCGCTGGGGCATCTGCATGGCCCGCAGAAAATGCTGTGCGACACCATTCGATATGCCGGTTCCCCTCTTAAATATTCCTTTTCGGAAAGCAGACAGAAAAAATCTGTAACGATTGTTGAGCTGATGGAAAAAGGCAATACATTCATCCGGCAGATTCCCCTTGTTCCGCTGCGCGATATGAGAGAGATCCGCGGCCCGATCGATCAGCTGACCGACCCGCAGGTCGTCGATTCCGCAAATTCCCAGGATTATATTCACGCTACCCTGACGGATACGGAAGAACTGATGGACCCCATCGGCCGTCTGCGCAGATTTTACCCGAATATTATGAGGCTGGATTTTGAAAATCGTTTCAGCAAAGAAACAAAGCAGAAAAACGCAGCGTCCGGAGAAGACCTTTCTCAAAAAACACCAATGGAGCTGTTTCAGGATTTCTTCCAA
Above is a window of Faecalispora anaeroviscerum DNA encoding:
- a CDS encoding exonuclease SbcCD subunit D, with the protein product MKYKHIFRRGKQKMAAVPVFFTEKGDCMKLLHLADLHIGKRVNEFSMLEDQRAILKQILEVAEQEMPDAVLIAGDVYDKTIPPGEAVSVLDDFLTGLAFLRLPVFMISGNHDSAERLGFGSRILRRQGITIAAAYDGALEPILLQDEYGVVELYLLPFIKPALAAPFFPEKELECTEDAVRLILESVSEQPNYRRVLVAHQFVTNRGELPQQSDSETAYVGGSDAVDAGVFHAFDYVALGHLHGPQKMLCDTIRYAGSPLKYSFSESRQKKSVTIVELMEKGNTFIRQIPLVPLRDMREIRGPIDQLTDPQVVDSANSQDYIHATLTDTEELMDPIGRLRRFYPNIMRLDFENRFSKETKQKNAASGEDLSQKTPMELFQDFFQMQNQKEMTQEQTQIMEALFLSNQEGTR
- a CDS encoding amidase domain-containing protein — protein: MLRIVAYNRTAAVEYARKWAFQRNPAYYNFENLGGDCTNFASQCLYAGSGVMNFTPTYGWYYRSSSDRSPSWTGVVYLYQFLTKNKGPGPFATETGISEMIPGDIIQLGDQTGRFYHSPIVVAVEPDEIYVAAHTFDAFMRPLSSYVFDRIRFLHIEGIRKYQ
- the gltX gene encoding glutamate--tRNA ligase, producing the protein MQEKKIRTRFAPSPTGFMHVGNLRTALYEYLIAKNQGGDFVLRIEDTDQERQVEGAVEVIYNTLKMVGLQHDEGPDIGGPYGPYVQSERMSTYKKYAEQLVQEGKAYYCFCTKERLTSLHEENTFGGYDRHCRNLPQEEIDRLLAQGTPYVIRQKVPAEGATTFHDTVYGDISVENKELEDQVLLKSDGFPTYNFANVIDDHLMEITHVVRGSEYLSSTPKYNLLYEAYGWEIPTYVHLPLIKGRNADGTASKLSKRHGSTGFADLVKEGYLPEAIINYIALLGWCPKDNEEKMDMQGLIERFAIDGISKSPAIFDYDKLTWLNGEYLRAMTPEQFTELAMPYYQKVFGDTQADWSVLTLILQPRVTKLSQIPEMVGFLKDLPDYSAEFFINKKSKTTLENSAPILREAISVLKELSDWTVPSLHEALLALALRLEIKNGTLLWPVRIAAAGQTVTPGGAMEILAILGREESLRRLELGLKKCEG
- a CDS encoding M15 family metallopeptidase; the encoded protein is MNQRHPKMKKTAALLLICLLILASSVLFLFVAQNEPMIHWMKTFSPSVSKSASSSEVIGDSALESRQTETSLSASELLTVWEKDSNLILVNWEYGLPDHYEPHLVKAYDMEMDERIMEPYRQMAAAASKDGVTLWISSAYRAPELQKELLEREIQENEKKGMSSAEAKEKAAAAVAAPGHSEHNTGLAIDVNGVRPDFEKEKGYEWLQKHAAEYGFILRYPKDKEKITKIMFEPWHYRYVGKENAQKMKELGMSLEEYVNYLARNEENN
- a CDS encoding DUF1540 domain-containing protein; protein product: MMNSNSHPNPSIGCSVEQCQYHCAAQDFCSLEKVQIGTHEQNPTMDQCTDCQSFRAKQ
- a CDS encoding glutamine--tRNA ligase/YqeY domain fusion protein, whose amino-acid sequence is MSEEKREPLNQESFGNFIHEFVTEDIAPGGRFEGKRIHTRFPPEPNGYLHIGHAKAICIDFGTAEKFGGICNLRMDDTNPSKEDTEYVDAIQADIRWLGYDWDDRFYYASDYFETMYQLAEKLIQNGLAYVCQLTPEQMKENRGDLKNPAVSPYRDRPVAESLDLFRRMRAGEFPDGAMTLRAKIDLASGNFNMRDPVLYRISHTSHHRTGDAWCIYPMYDYAHPIEDAMEDITHSLCSLEFEDHRPLYDWVIQNVDLPSKPRQIEFARLGINNTVMSKRRLRLLVEKKYVSGWDDPRMPTLCGLRRRGYTPASIRNFIERLGISKVNSTVEYAFLEHCLREDLNLNAQRVMCVLDPVKLIITNYPEDQVEEFEMENNPNRLEDGTRKVDFSREVWIERDDFTETPTKGYFRLFPGNEVRLKTTYIVRCTGCQKDETGNVVEVYAEYDPATRGGNTPDGRKVKGTIHWVNAKSAVSAEVRLYDNLFTVPDPESGEFLELLNPDSLNTLKDCKVEPDVAGACAPASFQFMRQGYFCPDIDSTPEHPVFNRSVSLKDSFNKKK